The sequence GCAGGCGCTGGGGTCGGAGTTGCAAGGCGGGGGCCGTCAGAGTTAGAGGGTGCACATGGGAGCCCAGTCAATAGTGGAAGTAAACAGGTGCACAATACCAGCATAAGACGTAGCAGACCTGATGCAGCAATAGCACCACAAGCTGGCAGCTTTAAAAGGCCATTTTTAATAAAAGACCCCTTTTGACTATGTTATCAGGAATGCTTCCAAGGGTGATGAActgggagcatcatcagatgagcggtttatcgcatgctcgctactgcccgcttacggatgtgcgcacatcctttagacgTCTTCAttcatctcccgctccttccactcgTTGTTCCGTAGtaaaataaaccccttttaatctggcttttttaaaaaaataaaaataaatccaatatggcgcgatctcctgctgtgtgcaggaaaagcagcacaatgaaAACAgactctgaatgggccatgtggtctttgtttacttcctctttcccgtccaggaagaatgaggaagtaatgaaggacagaagcgggggtagagaagcaacggtaaggaaacgcgatttcccccccgTGTGATAACGCTCTGGGGTAGGGTAGGATACCTGAGTGCCATCTACCTGGGGAAAAACCCTGGATCCTTCATTCTCGGTGCAAGGGGACAGAGGGCAGATGTTCATCTTTTTTTATGCTCAGAAACCCTTTCTTATTACTTAACTttacctctctctttttttaaaaaaaagaaagaaagaaagcggtCTGGCCACAGATGGGGGGTGATGCTAACAGTGGCCCTGTCCGCACTGACCCATGCCTTGCTTAGGTCTCAACTGGCCTGTTCTCCATGGGGCGGGTGGCCTCCAAAATGTGGGGCTTCTGAGCACAGATACACATATCAGTCATTTAGTGAATTACATGTCCTGAATATTCTGGCTTTGTTTTAGCTTTTTATTATTGTCTTTCTTTTTAGGTTTTTCGTGTCCTTCAGTCTTGGGTGATAGAGAAGAGGTTGcaccccctcctctgtgtggacaacctttcaagggcttgaagagtgctctcatgtctcccctcagtcttctcttctccaggccaaacatacCAAGTTCCTGAAATCTTTCCTTTTTGCACTTTCTTTCTAGTTCCCCGATCATCTTTGTTCCTTTTCTCTGAACTCGCTCCAAtgtatctgaatccttcttaacgggtgctgcccagaactggaggcagtATTTGTGGCGAGGTCCAACCAGCGCAGAGGAGAGCGCCACTATCATTTCCTGAGATTTTGGAACTACATTTCAATTTATACAGcctaaaactgcatttgccttttttgcagccacatcacactgctggctcatattctgcttgtgattgACTACAAATCCTTTTTACGCGTACTATTGccaagccaggtatcccccatcttattcCTGTgcgttttatttctttttcctaaatgaagaactttgcccttttctgcccagTCTTATAACCTCTCAAGGtctttttgaattttgtttttgtcttctaaggtattcactgccccacccaattttgtgtcacctgcaaatttgatcagcatccccccacccccacccccataactgCCACCTCTTGAATTCTTTCTGTTGCGTTTTTCCGCCTTGGAATCCTACTTATCAGTGCTCAGAGTGTACCACCTTTCCTGAAGTCTGAGGGAGTTTACAAAGATGTTTTGATGATACTTCTGGCCGACAGATTCACACGTTTTCTTAGCTGCTTCACAAACATTGTTGAAAACAGAGTCATTCTGCATTTCTTGCAGCTGCCTCCCAATACAGTCAGTATGTTTCAATGTGGAGagccaggcctaatctacaccaagcaggatatagcactatgaaaatggtttgaaagcagtatatggtatatgttagggtgaccctatgaaaaggagaacaagggtcctgtatctttaacagttgcatagaaaagggaatttcagcaggtgtcctttgtatatatggagggcAGGCgctctgccctcttctaaatctggtcactctagtatagctcctgcacctttaactgttgtgatgaagagggaatttcaccaggttctccatatatacaaatgacacctgctgaaatttccttttcaatacaactgttaaagatacaggagccctgtcctccttttcatacggtcaccctagtatatatcatggggcccaacagttgtcagtacacttcagtaccggtataaagcagtagtgtggctcctgctttttatatactaatttcatagtgcaatatcctgcttggtgtagattaggcctcagtgtggcatatagtggctaaagtgttggactgggagttgggagatccgggttctagtcctcactcagccatggaaacccactgggtgactttgggcccgtcacagactctcagcccaacctacctcacagggttgttgttgtgaggataaaatggagaggaggaggattatgtacgccgccttgggttctttggaggaaaaaaggtaggatataaacaGAATACACAAATAAATGTTGTCTCAGTATCCAGATTTTTCTGCCGCAGCAGTGATGTTACATATTTAAGATATCCCGGTACTTTTAGCACAATTTCagtaagaaaggaaaaagaaagactaCTGACATTATTGAGAAATCCAATAGCTAGCGTTTTTAGATGACAACATTTCTCACAAGGGGAAGGCGCACTGATTGATTTGAGTGTCGAAAGAATGAATTCTTTGTCTGAGTGTATAATTGAAACTATACTCAGGCATCTAATCCATGGTTGAACTAAAAGGCATTTTATCAAACTGAGCAACACGGCCCTTCTTCAAAAAAATACGCGCAACGGTTTACCTAGGCCAAAATATTCCTTCATCTCAGGTTTAGCCCCCAAATAATAGCATCTGTACTTTTAAGAAGAAAAGCTTTCTTGTTTTAGAAAAGCTTTCTAAAACGCCcataaacatttttattatttatttggcaGAGAAAATGGGGAGCCCTGCTTCCAGCTCCGTTCCAGGCTTGAGCCTTGGCACTGGACGCAGGGCCTGGGCACCGCAGGAAGCCGCGGATGGAGCGCCCTCTTTTCCCCTTGGGAAACAGCTCCCGGCTTGGCCCAAGCAGCCGCTCCGTCTGcttccttccctggccatttccaGCATCCCGAAGAAGAAAGCTGCCCCAGAGGATCAGGCCTCAGCCGCCGTGCCTCCTGCCTGCCGCTCTCCTCTTTGCCTTGGCCTGTCCATTTCCCCAGCGGGCAGAGATTCAGCAGCCGTAGCCAATCGATTCTCTGAAGAAATTTGGAGCCACTTGTGAACACCTGCAACCGCCCGGCCTCCCCCGCCTGCCTGGCCTCTCCTCGGGGACGCCCTGTGGCAGAAGAAAAACAGAGAACTAAaaagcagagagaggggagggaggcagcaaGGAGAGATATTAATGAGGACTTGAGGATTGCATGCTTTGATTTGCCGCGTGCTTTACGTTTTGAACAGCCACATGAGAGGCGGGGTGGCTTTTTCCGTGCCCATCCTGTCCTACCCAGGGAGCTCACTTCGAGCCAAACTTTGTATGAAGCAGAAAAAGGGCTTGCGGTTCTGGGCCCTGGTCGCCGTGCCTCTAGATGAATCACTCCACTGGTCCGAGGAGTCCAGGACTGGGCCTTTTCCAACGTCTTTGCAGAGCCTCCGGCAGAGAGAGATTTTCTAGCCCAGCTATAGGACATCCCTTGACTACATGATTTAACCTACAAGCAAAACTAATCTGTGGGTCAGGCATGTCCCAAGGCAGAGAGATCTTGCCCTGCTCCCAACCTAGACCTCAGCTTAGCTCTtatgtcccacccaccccctcacacacacacacacaccaaagaaggGGCAGAGAACTGCCAGCATCCTCGCACTCCCTAACCAAGTCGCAGGAAACTTAAAAGGCAGGTGTGTGCATTGGCTTGGAGCTGTGACACCACAGGTTGTGTTCTGCAAAGAACGAAGAGGCATGGGTGAATGAATCCAGCCTCCATCTCCAAATGTTCTGAGCTGCCAGACCATGTTCAGAGTTCAGTAACTCCAACCTGGAAGAGGAGTTTCATCCCATCTTGCTCTGGCAGATTCCCTTGAGGTTGTCAACAGAGGTGTCTGCGGCCTGGgttgcactggggggggggggagggagtgtgCGGGGGTGCGCACAGTGCTGGGAAGGAACCCTGCCACAGGCCTTGGCCCTAGGATTCCTCCTTCCACTGATGCCTCAATTGCTTCCAGGTTTGTTTACCCGAATGCCCTTGGGGCggcccttgaagacagttcaggaACTTCATTTGCTTCAAATGTGACTCCCAGGTCTCACTGGAGCGGGCCGGCAAGAGCATATTACTCTAcatctgcattatttatttatttatttatttatttattacacttatataccgctcccatagccagggctctctgggcggtttacagaaattctgtaaGTTGTCAATTATTTCCAGgatcaattcaaggtgctggttttgaccttcaaAAGCCCTAAAGGGCCTTGGACCAGGATATCTCAACTATGAGCCCGTCTGAGAAACTACATTCCATTTCTGAGGCTTTTAAATAAAATCTCCCTTCTGCTTTTCCTGATTTCTGGGGTCAGTGCACATAGATTATTTTATTGATACAggggttgttgtatttttttaattgctttggattattgttagctgccttgataGTTCATTGTAGAACAGTGGAGCATAAATCCCTGCAAGTCCGGATGTTCACTTgaacttatgccacaataaaggcGTTAGTCTTTAGGGTGTCACAAGATTCTTTGCTGGTCTGTTCCAGCGGAGACGACACAGGCACCCCTCTGGAAATTAGCAAATGGGTTCTACCAGTGGTGTGGAAGGAAGAGTGTGCAGCAAAGACGGGGTCCGGAGGAGACATTTCCATGGGCGATGCCGTGGGGATTTAGTGGCCGCCTTCCTGAGATTCAGACCTGTGCTCTGTCTGCAGGAGTGAGGCCGGTGCATCCTTCTAATAGGCCTGTGGCTGAGACCCAAGCCCCGGAGACCCTTCTGCACGCCGCAGCATGTGGGGAACATCTGACGGCTGACCGCATTTGGCTAAGGTGAAAATTCCCCGTGATGTCTTACCACGGTGGTAGCAGCCGCGTAATAACGGCCTTGGATGGTGCTCACTAACACCATCAcagcctgcctaatggtagaactGGCCGAGTCCATGATACTACCCATGATGCATCTGGAACAGACAGCCAAGTGTTCTGCCTCACCACTGGCTGACTGGGGGCTTGTGGGCCCTTTCACACACCCCCCACTGCGATCATTTCACGCTTTGGAGCGTAAGATTTGATTAGGCTGATCCTAACAGGCGGAGCCCGTGACCATCAATTACCGCTTGCGAAATTACCCAGCTGCCACCCAAGGTACCCAAGGAGGGGATGAGTGTCGTTGTTGtgttaaagaagaaagaaatggacaCGGCACTGTCTTCCGTCGCCCCCCCACGCCACTTTTCTCCACCAGATCATTCTCATCTGCATCAAAGAGTTTAATATTTTCCTTACAAaatcataaacaacaacaataataaactcTTGTCTGTTCTAAACCAAGTAACAGACACATacacataaatacacacatacagaAAGATGCACCATAAACAAGGTTCCCCTCACCCCAGCCCCCTCcaatcccccgccccccccaaaagtgcataaatactgcaaataaataatatcttaaaataaatacattaagaataaataaataaataaataaatgtttgtggcACAGAGACGTTGTTCAAGAGGTCCAAAGGCGGTCCTTCCCCCACTGGCACTTCTGAATTAAGAGCCCGCTTGCGTGTTTCGGGAAAAGCAGATGACTCACACTTCTGAGGACCAGGTGAAGGGCTGGGGGGGCAAAGACGATTCGCTATTGGAGCTCAATGACCCACCACAGGTGGAGGCCCTGTGCTTGTAAGTACCAggtgcagggcagggaggagcaGTGGGTACATCCATCACCTCTATACCTTGTTTTGGAACTTCCCAAGGGAACACCAGGATGGCCCCTGCTGCAGCTTGAAGGTTGGTCTAGATTCGAATCTGCCTCCCACCACAGGCGCCCTCctgaaatgttggactacaatggaAGGTATAGTCCAGCTcagctgcagggcaccaggttgggggaggctgatctgGATCATCAGCTTTCAACAGGCGGGTTGAGACCCACCAATGGCTTGTGCATCATGAACCTAAGAGGAAAGGGCTGTTGTAGCCCAGTGGTTTACCTGCAAATGGACCCGGTTTCAATCCCCagaagcatctccaggtagggctggaaaagactcctgtgcaagaccctggaaagccattgctgccagtcagggcagGCAAAACTGAACTGGACGGACTGGCGGTCTGACTTGGGACAAGGCAACTTCCTACGCACTATTTTCACTTGTGTCTCTTTGtaagaaggagagagaaacaggGACGGGGCGACCAGAGATGGACGATGACGTTCCTGTATCATTCACAGAGGTGTACAAGGAGATGCGCTGGTAGGGCAGGCACCCTTCCTGACAAGCTGCAGCTCCCAAAATCCTGCATAGTCACGAATAAtccaggagcctggtcctccatcagatctggtcaccctaaagccaaaaaagggagggggaatggaccCAGACCCAGAGGGGAATTAGAATTAGAAGTGGGTCCCTCGCTACCCTTTGAGATCAAAGATGGGTCTCCGGTCACTCCCTGCAAAGGCCGTTTGTAGCTTCTTTTATGCTTCTTTGCACATCTTCTCCGTGGGATCCACTCTGCTGTTTTCTGATCACGCGCAGAAACGTGGTTAAGGAGTTCACGCCCTGGCAGGAGCAGCCAGGCGAAGTGGGGTCGGTTACTACTCGGTCAATGTCCTTGTGTAGCCAAGGCTTGGGGTGCCTGCCCAGTGCTTTCGGCCGGTTGTGTTAGAGCAAGGAGCTGGGGTGCGCCACGTCATGCATGTGAGCCATAGAGTAACACTCTTCACAAGTGTGCTTTATTAGTGTGTCTAGTGTGGAGGGAGGCACTACGTGTGCGTGAACAACTGCAAACCTTTGCTGGTATTGGCGTGTTGACAAAGCTGCCGCGACCGGGAGATCTACAGGAGAAAGGCGGAAACACAACGTCCCCTTTGTGACTTCTTTTGTTTGTATATCTGTGACCCAAAAGGATGATTTTGCACCCATTGTATCTGTCGTGGAATCCTCCGCGGCAAACTTAGGGGCTAAAGGAAACTCCATCACAGGAAATAGGACGGGccatccccacccaaccccccgCTCCAGAGATGAACCCTGCCGATTTTCATTTACGTACGTTCATGTGTTAAATGTATACCCAGATGAAGTTTGGGCGCGTGTGAACACAAAAATGCTGTTTTGGggtggaaatgaatggaaatccAGGCTGGTTTAGAACTGGGCAGGGAGACGGTGCCCAGCAAAGCATCTTGGGAGTCATGCCATTTTCTTGCCTGCAGCTGACCGTGGTCCTGTCCTTGAGAAGGGGTGCAACTCTGTCATCATTTCAATTGCTCCGCTTCTTCGAAGCTGCCGTGCGCGGTTTTAAGTGCAGAACGGCGGAGAGTTTCAGCCGTGACTGTTGTAACTGCGGCTGACCGAGGCACGGCCTAGACACGGCCCACTCAGAGATGGGACGGGAGGGCAGGTGCAACCTGGAGATGGCCAAGATGTCGTTCAAGCAGATATGGGCTCGGCGGGGCCTAGACTCCCAAAATGCGGGTCGGCGTGAGGTGTAGCATCCCGGAAGACAGCTGCAGTCCCAGAGACTCAGACATCGAGCACATGGTTCAGGTAGGAAATGTAGCAGATCGCCAGACGCAGGATCTCAATTTTGGACAGCTTCTTGTCCGGGGGAAGCGTAGGCAGGAGTTTGCGCAGCTCAGCAAAGGCCATGTTGAAGGCCTCCACCCGGATCCGCTCTCGCGTGGCATGAGCGGTCCGGTACTTCGCCGTGGCTCGCCGCCTTCGCCGCCGCTCCTCTCGGCTCAGGTGCTGGAGGTCTTTCTTCATGGCCTCGCCAGACTCGGCGGCGCGGGACTGGCTGCACAGGCCCAAGGCGCTGCCGTCTTCCACCCCCAGCCCCCGGCCTCCCCCGCAGTCACTGAAGACCGACTCCGTCTCCGAGTGCGTCGGCTGCAGGTCGATCTCCGTTTGGTCTGAATTCAGCATCATGTCGTGGGAGGCCAAGGAGGCGGTGCAGGTGGGTGGAAGGAAGGTGATGGAGAGCGGAGGGCAGAGAGAAAGTCAGCTgttgaaggagggagggaggggggtgaaaATGAATGTGGGCAGGATGGAGGTagaatgggcgggggggggggagacactaAAACTGGACAGGCAGGAGGGGCCCTGGCACTCGCAATCAGGATTTCACCAAGCGATGAGTGTTCTGGTAGAATCACCTCCCGTTCACGTCATTCAGTAAACCAAGCTTTTCTGTTTGATTCGCATGTACGTGCAGATGCTGCTGAGTTCTGGCTGGATTTGTGCCCCGTTCTTTCAGCCATCCAGCAATGGGAATTTCTTCAGTCTGTCAAAAAACACAAATGGTTCTTATCTGTTGAAAGACGGAAAATGGGATGAAGGCATGAATACATGACGGACAAACAGTGCTTAAGGGTTGACGTGGCACTTCAAAGTGCTCGACATGCATCATCTTGTTGCAATCTTGCAACTAACCTGCATTATTATTCTCATATTGGATAATGTGTGCGGAGCAGCCTAAGAGAGAAAAGGCATCACTTAAAAAAGAGGACGCTGACGTGCATAACATTCGCATTTGCTAATTCAGAAATAACTACTGTCATTGAAAGAgtaatgcagtacatctcaccctcGTGCTCCTTCCAGTTTGCTgcaggtgggcaacttcaaggcccatccCGCTCTTTTGGGGTCCGGCTGCTTAGGGATCCTGAACCACAGCTCTTCGAagagaggaccgtcctctgtaaaagaggacacatggccgccctggggaaagtccctggaaGGGAACCGAGGccgggagagaaaaagagaaaagaaaaggcagggaCGCTTGAGGAAAACGGAAACAGAAGGAGGATAAATACAGGCAGACGGACGGACATGTGTAAGGTGCTCTTAAAAGAAAACACTGTGGAAGGCGAGGAGGAGGAAACCCGGGAGAGAGTGACTGAATGAAAGTCAAACGCGGGCAACAGAAGGCCTCGTCCGTCTATAAAGAGAGGGAATGTTCCAGCAGATGCCAAGCCTGGTCTGTGGGGGAGGCCAGGCCAAAGTGCTCTCCCTAGACCCAcgtgggggttggggggtggcaGAGGGACCAGAGGCCAGGCTTCAGAAGCACCTCCTTGCCCCATCTCTCTGGAGAGATGACAGGTGGCGAATGGGCAGGACGGAAGGTGCCGCcctgccggggtggggggagagagctgGGGCTGCCTGGGGCTGCAAAGAGACCCTTTGTTACCGGCTCCGGTGCCCTGGACATATGGAAAGCAGCTCGAGGGCTTAGCTTGGCACATCCAAGCGCCAGGGAGGGAAGGCGGTAGCGGCCGTCAATCTACTAGTCCTCAgtacttaattttaaaaatgagtagTCCTGGCACTCGGGCCTGCTTTAGACACTCTTTAACCAGGGGAAGCTCCCGGActaaggagagggaaagcactctgcatatgctcaaatGCCACTTCACATGATCAAGGGGAGAGACAATGAATCTTGTAGGTGCTGGGAGTTCCAGCAGCTTTGGAGCTAGGAAAATGAACAGAAGAACCTGCTCTGAAGCCTTACTTCTTCGCGCAACGTGCAGTTATCacagaattcgctaccacaggctattttatggggtggggtgaagagagCTCTCACTGGCTACGAGGCGCGATTGGTAAACGGAACCTCTGGTTCAGAGGCTGCTCATCTTATTtatctgtgttttatttatttattaacggCTCACACTAACAGAAACCTCTAAGTGTTGAACAAAACAATACAGTTGAAGATCATAATGAAATACTGGATATCGTGACTGTTTAGAGAAGACAagattaccttcctgggaatgtttgtggggggaaatatgtaGGTAAGTAGCTGCCGAAAACCCAGAAGGCTGGTCAGGAGCTGCAGCGGTTGGGCACTACAGCACTAAAGACCCTGAGCCGTGATGGACCTCCGAAACAAGCGCAAAGCCCTTACGCCTGGACAGCAAGTGTATTAGGCACCCAGTGTCGTTCCCTCGGTGTTGCTGAAATAtgctgttgtttgtttatttattcattcctctATTAAATTTGTTAACCACCCAATTGGCAAATGCGCTCAAGGCGGTTTCCAATCATaaagccaaacaacaacaacaaagtaaaaatagtaatgcaatattaaatattaacaaatatattaaaagcaTGGAGGAGCCAgtagtaaaattaaaaaccaagTGCTAGATTGAATATGAAAAGCCTGCTCAAAGAGGACGATCTTCAGCTGGCATCTAAATGTAGACTAGTTAGGCGGGGTCTCCCTGGGATGTGCCTGTTccgcagatgggggtggggggccgcTGTGGAGCAGGCTGCTTAATACCAGTGCTGGGGACAGGAAACAGGGGGAAGtattcacgtcctgcttgtgggcttctcaggaagcatctggctgaccacCGTTGGAAGCAGGATGCAGGTTTAGATAGACccaccttggcctgatccagcaggggctcTTCTTATACATCCTTCCCCGCTCCACTTTGCTCATGCTCTTGAATTCCTCCCTTCTCTAAAATCCAACCAGTTGTCGGAAAGCAATGAATCCATATTCTGAATGAGGGAACGTCTTTTTGCAGGCCTCCGGGGTCCTCCGGGGTCCCCCCAGCTGGCTGAGCTCTTCAGAGCTTGAGGGTGTAGAACTGTTCCCTGAAAGTGGCTGCAGGTGTTTGCAGGAGGAAGGTGTACCACCTGCGCACGTGATGAGGCTGGAAGGGTTGATTTGGCTCAGGGGCTCGGCTTGTCTCTGCCCCTATTTCCAGGGCGCTGAACCTGGTCAATTGCAGCCCCTCTTTTTGAGTTGGGGGGATACCTTGTTAAAACATTGCTGGAATATTCTTTCTATAGCTGCCTTTCCCaatgtgtgttggactgcaactcccatcgagAATgggactggctggggatgatggtagctCTGGTCCCAAATagctggaaggcaccacattggggaaggctgttctaccaGGTTTATTTGGCGTCTCTCGAAGTGGCTGGCTCTTGACTCCAGCGCACACACGTGCCCATGCCCAGGCACGCGTGTACTAAACAGGCTGTCCTTTCACATGCTAGGCAGCCTCCTTGCTAACGGTTAACAATGCGCTTCCTTGGCTTTGAAAAATAAAGCAAGATGGCCCGTTGCACGAGTCATTGCACAGCGCAAGCAGATCAGAGCAATGTGAAATGGGTGAAGAGGGCCTGGGTGGGACTACAGGGGCGCTGGTTTCATCGGTGGCGCAGAGGGCACGCTCCCTGGCCCCAGGCTGGGAGGGGCTGGTTGTGGTCACGGAACAGCCCTCGGAACAGCCCTCGGAACGAACCCAGAGGCTTCTCCTTCCTGAGGCTCAGCTGGGGCCGAAATTAAGCCCTGTTGAAGTGGTTAAAACAAAGAGCCTGGTGGAAATGTTGTGCCCCAACAATGTTTGGGAAGGAACGCTTTCAAAGAAGCAGTCCACAAGGCTTAGTTTCTCATTCGCACCATGCCAAGGTAAAGTTGCTTGCCTGAAAATGATGACATTGAAAGACCTCCGTTTCAGATGTGTGGAGGAAGGCGAGACaccttgcacatgctcagaggcacggGCTACCTCCAGTTCCAATGCCTCATTCATGGACTTTTACtctgggtcggtgggtggggtcCAGGTTTATGCCATGGCTCCCCATTTGTAAGCCTTCCTGCGTTTCCCCACTCCTTTTTCTGcctccgccaccccaccccccagcagaaTAAGCCACTTAGGAGGGCAAGATGGAATAGCCAGCAGCACTCAGAGCCCCGCGCCTGAGAGCCCCCACTTTGGATTACTTCTCTTGTTCTCGCACTTGCACTAAGCCCAGGCACTGTAAACAAGCCGGGTCGACGGGCAATCGAAGCCAAAGATCTGGAGGCTAGATTTAGAGGTCTGCCTTGACATTCTCTGACATTGTAGGTTTGGGGGGAAAGTCCGCAACAGCTCAGCTGTCCTATGTCTCTGAGACAGATAACATCAAAAGGCTCCGCCATACATCTCCGCCCCAGAGAGCTGGAGTCAAACTCCTGTGCTTGAGAAAATCCATTCATTCGCTCTGCCATTTCTAATCTCACCTCATTGCTAAGAATTGTAGCCATCCTATCACAAAACGAACTTTAAAAACGACAACAAAGCGCATTTCAGGCCATCAGACACGACGCAAAATGTGAAACCGAAGTGAACTCTCTTCGCTTTCTGCAAAGCGAAACCGAAGTGAACTCAAAACGGGACTCTGACTTTGCTAAACTTCTCAAAAAGTTAGATGCAGGTGAGAGAACTCTGATGCTGTATTTCTCAGCCATCTCCTGGCCGGGATGGGCTCAAGCTAATTTAACCTTCTGTGTGGAAACATCCTCAGGACCAAGACCTGGGACGCCTTTCTCACCTGTGCCTCACTGCCCTCTTCGAGACTCGCTTTCCGGAGAGCCCATCACGGAGCGGTAGAAGCACCCGCTCTGTAAGTACAGGGTGGGCTCAAGGTTCAGCGAAATTGCCCTTCTTCCTCCATTATAGAACCCTGTCTTCTGAACCTGAGCTTCTTTGGGGAGTACTGAAAGACCTATCAATCCAGCGCTTCGAGTTAACCTGACAGGCGGGTGAGGTTTTTTAAATAGATCTTAGTCGTAGTGGGTTGTGTTCTGCTTTATCCATGGGATGAAGGATGGGGGAAACCAATCACACCCCTCTTCTCTGTCTTAGGAGGGTCAGGCTGCATCGCTTTCCCCCAGCTCAAATGCCACCACGCTACTCCGGATTTGCCTCTTACAAAACTTTGTAAGAGACAAGTTGGGATGCTGTATGGTTGTAATGGAAATCAAAACAATCGTCTCTGGAACACTTCTGCCTAAACTTCCATTGTCTTTATGGCAGGGCGgatgagtttttcttttttaactgacTTTTACTCCTGTGTGTTTGACACCAACTTGATCTGCGGTCATGAGCAGCCTAAAGCTTAAATTAGAAGCTTCGCCATATAATTTCACCAGGTCATGTTGCTCttaaaaggcacaagagcagttCAGGTGATCAGCTGGCAAACCTACCCAGGGGTAGCAGGGGATGCAATGACCGCTCACCATTGCTCAAAATGCAGAATGGGAAACATTCACTGAGCTACTAAGAGAAGTCCTTCCACGCTCAACACTGAAAGCATCACTCAGAACCTGCCATCGATGAATGGATTATCAAGCTTTTTGTAATGATAAGCGCATCCATTTGGGCAGATTTTGTTGATAGGAGCAATGGAATTTCACTGACATTTTGTTATGTTAAAACAGAGGTGTATTTCTG comes from Elgaria multicarinata webbii isolate HBS135686 ecotype San Diego chromosome 21, rElgMul1.1.pri, whole genome shotgun sequence and encodes:
- the NHLH1 gene encoding helix-loop-helix protein 1, whose product is MMLNSDQTEIDLQPTHSETESVFSDCGGGRGLGVEDGSALGLCSQSRAAESGEAMKKDLQHLSREERRRRRRATAKYRTAHATRERIRVEAFNMAFAELRKLLPTLPPDKKLSKIEILRLAICYISYLNHVLDV